AAGAAGAGGTCTCACGGATAGTCATAGACCGGATTAGATCTGCAGGTATTACCGACCCTCTGAATATCATCCGGGCTACCGGAGATCCGATGATGCCTGTGGCTTGTGGTATAGCCCGTTCGTATTCGGGGAACCTGATCCTTGCAGGAGGTACGCAGATGCTTTCAGTTGCCGGGCTTGTCCGTGCAATGGGGGGCCGGGTACCACTTATCGCCACAACCTCCTTTGTACGGGATGACCCGAGCGCCAATGTTATACAGTTGTCAGAAGAGATTGGGGTAAAAATGGTGTATGTCGATCCCGGTTTTGAGGATCTTGGCCACTCCGGGCTCGCACGGTATTGTATCGGCGAGGTTAAGGAAGGGATGGGCGCCGGTGGTGCAATGCTCCTTGCATATCTGATGGGACATTCACCGGTAGAGATCCGGGAAAAGATCTATGAAACCGTGAGCGTGTACAGCTGAAAAGGACTTATCACACAGCATCGCCAACCTGTATGCAATGCACCCCATCTATGTGATCAATAATTTCGGGCAGTTTAATCACCTTATCCACAGGTCTTTAAAGGATCTGGATATTTCGGTCTCGATGGTGCCCAATAACACACCTCCGGCAGATATTGCAGATGGCTGCCGGGGGATTATTCTTGGAGGAGGGCCGGCAATTGAGCGTGCAGGCCTCTGTGCACAATACCTCAACCTTGGTCTTCCCGTGCTCGGGATTTGTCTTGGTTTGCATATTATTGCATCGGCATTTGGTGGAAACGTCAGTCAGGGCTCTTCGGGAGGATATGGTCCGGTTGATGTGGAGATATGTGAGCATAATGATATTCTCAAAGGTTATCCGGAAAAAATCAGGGTCTGGGCATCCCATGCTGATGAAGTGACCTCATGCCCCGCGGATTTTTCCATTCTTGCACGGTCCTCAATCTGCAGGTGCGAGGCAATTGCATTTCAAGAAAAACATATATACGGGCTCCAGTGGCATCCTGAAGTCAGCCATACCACAGATGGCAGAAGAATTTTTAAAAACTTCGATGCAATAACACAGGAGAACGGGGTATAGTGCGTATTAATTCTTCTGATATGGGGATACTCTCAGATCTTTCTAGGGAAATTCGGTCAATCGGATTCCGATGCAAACAGTGCGGCATATGCTGTCGCTGTGTTGAACCTGAATCCAATCTTGTCATGATTTCCCCGGATGAGATCCGATCGATCATGTCAGCAACCGGACTGCCTTGGAATTCCGTGGCGGAGCCCTACCCGGAACTAATCAGTTATCAGAATGGTGCGAGATATACGCTCGGCTGGTGCCTGTCTCGTGAAAACGACAATTGCAGTTTTTTAAAAGACACAATGTGCACAATTTATGAACATAGACCGTGGATCTGCCGCACATATCCGTTTTTTTTAGAAGATAACGTTCTAGGAGTCTCCTGGTGTGAGGGTTTTGGAATGATGATATCAAAGCAAGAAGCTGTTGGGATCGCATGTGACCTTCTTCAGCGCCGAGATGCAGAAGAGGAAGAAGAGTATCAGGTCCGGCAGGTTCTTCAACATGTTCACATCCCTGCAGGTGCATGTGTTGTAATCGACAGCGAAGGTGTCCGGGTGGTCGATGGCTGAGATCAGGATTGTCGGGACAGCGCATGTCTCCCAGAAGAGTGTTGAAGATGTAAAGGCGGCCATTGCTGAGTTCCGGCCGGATGTGGTTGCGGTGGAACTGGACCCCGCACGGTACCAGGCCCTCAAGAAGAGCATGGTCCAACCCTCGGTCTCTGAAGTAATTGAAGCAGGAAATTTCAACCAGCTCCTCGTCCAGTGGATTCTGTCATATCTCCAGCGCAGGATTGGTATGGACGTTGGGGTGGAGCCAGGAGCCGAGATGAAGGCTGCTATCAATGAGGCCGAACAGCGACAGCTGAAAATCGGCCTTATCGACCGAGACATACGGATCACCCTGATGCGGTTCTGGCGCTCGATGTCACTGTGGGAGAAGCTCAAAATGTTTTATGCCCTTTCCGCTTCTGTCGTGGGGGTGCAAGGCGAAGAGATTGATATCGAGTCCTTAAAACAGGATGACGTTATCACGATGGCGCTTGAGGAGTTCCGGAAATTCTCTCCCCATGGAGCTCGGGCGCTGATCGATGAACGGGATGCATACCTTGCCCACCAGCTGCTGGCACTCGATGCACACAACGGGCGTGTGCTTGCAGTGATCGGCGCAGGCCATGTTAAAGGGGTCCGTAACTACCTGAACGAACCCTCGGCTCTCCCTCTGCTATCAGAACTTACAGCAGATATTAAATCGCCACGGTGGGGCCTGATCTTCGGTGTTGCCGTGACGGTCCTGTTTGCAGTACTCCTTATTGCAATTGCATTCTCCGGGGTCGGATTGGGTGTGCTTGTCACCGCTCTCATCTACTGGGTACTCATCCATGGGGTGCTGACCGCAGTCTTCACCCTTGTTGCCGGCGGCCATCCGCTTTCAGCACTCACCGGCTTTGGCGTATCTTGGCTGACTGCATTACATCCACTGGTTGCAGCGGGCTGGTTCTCCGCGATCGTAGAAGCAAAGATCAGGAAACCGGCACCCGGTGATTTCAAAAAGATCTTTGAGGCGGAGACATTCACTGATATGTGGGGTATCCCACTTTTCCGGGTTGTGCTCGTAGCAGCGCTTGCCAATCTCGGGAGTACGCTTGGTACTATTCTCTATTTCATCGTCATTTTTCCAACCCTTGGTATTGATCCGGGAATATTGATTACGCAGGGATTTGGGAATATGTTGCAATGGATAGCAGGGGGTCATCTATTGAACAAATAAATTCACGTTTTTATTTATTGGTCTGACAACCTTATATGATAAGAAAAATAAGATGATGATTATGACCGGAAAAACTGGTTGGATTTTGCTGGCTGTATCTATTACAATCATTTGTATGGCAGTTCCAGTGACAGCTGTGCTTAATAATATTCCCGCGGGGGGAACGGTTTACATTGGCGAGCAGGGACTCGATATAACCGCAGCCGTCCCCCCCCCTAACACGCAGGTGGGATGGTGGAATCCCGGGGCGTCATATCTTACCCAGCCTCCTGATTATTCAATCAATGTCACAGAACCCACAAATTTTTATATATCCCCCAACGAGTTTGGCTCGCGTACTGGCAACTGGTATGCAATGCCGGCAAAGACCTTGGCATTAACCGTAAAAGACCCCCAGATCGGTATCAGAATCGAAGATACGACAATTAATGGGGATATCACGGACAATGGATGGGTATACCGGGGAGACGAAGTCAGGTTCCGGGTTGACAGCAACCTTGCTGATATCGCTGCCAGAACGGGTGCGATAGAACCTACGGTCACCATCAAAGTACAGGGACCCGATGGCGGTACGTATTCTGCACTTGTAAACAAAGCAGGAGTCCTCACTCCTTTGGATGTCCGTGTTACCACAACCCCCTTCTATACTGTGACTGTCTGGGACACCGGGAGCAGCTCATACGCCCCCGGGACCTATACGATCTGGGCCGAATGCAACGCGAACAGGATGAAAGACAATTACAATATTGCTGGAAAAACCGTTAGTAGTTCAAGACCCCTGCGCGTTCAGGAGCAAAATCCTTTAATCGGTGTCAAGGTCACTACAACAAGCCCGACAACCGGTCCGACGACAATGATTACCACGAAAACTACACCAAAACAGACACTGGTTGTGACAACGAAACCAACAACAATGGTACCAACGACCATGACCACCCCTGTCGACACATTTCAATCTCCTGTTATCCCAATCCCATCCCCAACCCGAACGAAAGCAGCGGGTCTTTGCGATTGGTGTGCTGTTATTGCGGGTATTATCGGTTGTGCGCTTTATGGTGCACGGCGACAGTAACCTTTTTTTGCAGTGCCGGAATAATTTATCAATCTGTTTCCCAAATCCTTCACTATGAACGTTGTAACCATGGTTATCAAATCCCGGCACAGCGTCCGGGAGTTCAAGCCCGATTCTGTTGATCAAACTATTATAAGGGACGCAATTGAATGCGCCCGACAAGCCCCGACAGCTATGAACCTCCAGCCATGGTTATTCGGGGTATTGCAGGACAAGGGCATGCTCCGCAAGATCGCTGATCTCACAGACCACGGAAAATTTATTACTAAGGCAGCTGTTTGCTTTGCTGTTTTTGGTGAGAAGAACGTAAAATATTACTTAGAAGACTGCTGCGCAGCAACAGAGAACCTGATTATCGCGTTGCAGGCGTATGGCATCAGTTCCTGCTGGGTTGCAGGTGATAAAAAACCATATGCAGAAGATGTTAGGAAACTGCTCAATGTGCCTGATACTTATACCCTGGTATCACTGGTTCCTGCGGGATTGCCGGCAGAGATATCCGTGGCAAAGAAGAAGGATCTGAAACTGGTGCACTTCAAAGAATCGTTCAAAAAAGATGCATCATAAATTATAATAAATCACTCCCCCCTCTGAATTAATTTCAGATTTTTCTCATATCCACCCCAATTTTTTTCAACTGATATTCAGGGATTCCTCCACAATCTCCAAAAAAAAATCTAAAAATAATATTGAGATCAGGTCGTGTAAGTACTATTGTTGGCCGTGATCTCTGACTGAGTGAGCGCCCTGTTATAGAATGATACTTCACTCATGTCACCGGCATAATAGAATTCGGCGCCGGGATAGTTCTGCTTCCCGATCGTTATTGGGTTATTATCCGGTTTTAAGTTGACCGGAGGCGGGGGTCCGGAGATCAGACCGGCACCGGGAATATCCCCAAGGTAATAATTGATTGGCATTTGGGCCCCTGCGAAATAAATATTCGGCACACCGGAAGCAACGGTAAATGTCACGTAATTCAGGGAGGGGGGACTTCCCCAGCTTACTGGAGCTTGCGTTTCTATATGGTACATCTGTCCCGTATCTTTATCGGACCATTCCATGTAGAGTTTGCCGTTCGTTATGAACATATCATAATTATCATTGGCATCGCCGGTAATTCCCTTCCCGACGATAGAAGTGGCATAGGTAGTAACAGCACCTGTAGTTGGCTTCATCCAGAGTGAAATGCTCATATCTCCTGTAAATGTCAGGTCAGGGTTGTCTGCTCCCAGGATGTAAGCACCGGTCCCGTTGTAATTAAACATCTGTAATCCATTTGGGCCTATAAATGGAGTCACTCCGTAATTTGTGAAAGGGATTGGATAACCTGATGAATTAGTCAGCGACAGATCGGTAGTATTTGTCCAGATGGTCGTTGGTGCAAGCGGGTTTGCGACAACCGAACCGTTCGCGGCAATAGATACCGTCATCTCATTAAGGATGACATTTGCGGTATCGTCAACCATTCTAATTGTCCAGGCGCCACCTTTAAGGGGCAGCAAGTATTTTATCTTCTGATTTGTCTGCATCGTATCGGTTACCCAGTACCCGCCGCCCCGCTGGTCCCTGTAGATATACATCGATTTACCATAGAGATTCCCTGTGCCGGATATATCGGTACCGGAAGTCTTTGCAAATGTCCCGTCAGGTCCGACAATCACAAATGAAACAGAAGGGGACCCTCCAGGAATATTTGGTTGTCCTGAAAGGTAGAATTGTTCTCCGGCTCGGGGAAGAACATCAAAGACCGGCATGGCTGTTGTCGTATCGATGGGGACATAGGCAACACCTGCTGACGCAGCAACAAGCGAGGTCTTCTGTAAGTAGGGGGTAAGGGACCCGGTTACAAGAGCAAAAATAATAGCTCCTAGGGCAACGACCAGAATAATCATTAATATTATAGATTCTATCTCTGAAATTCCGCTGGAATCGGGTCTTATCTCCCTCATACAAATTCCTGATTTTTTATATTACCGCTCGTAACCATTAAGGTTTTTACCACACGATCGTGACACATCCGATTTGAGCAGACAGGGAATCCCATATGCCTAAAAAAATGTCCAATCATTTGATTAAAGACAGAAACATCGCTGTTGGTTTATAAAAAGTTATGCGGTTTCAGATACAGGCAGGTTCCAGATGGATTTCAGGAGGAAGAAGCCGACAACCCCGAATGTAACTATAGGAGAGAACCACGGGGGGATGTGAAACCCGAAGCCATCGAGGACCATGATGCAGCCAAGGAACAGGATAGAGTACATTGCACCGTTTTTTAAGAAGATATATTTTTTTATTGTTTTAATATTCTTCATCGTGAGTTCCCTGACTACAATAGCACCTAGGCCATTGCCAATCAGGATGAGGGGAACGGAGAGGGTGAATGCAAAGGCACCAAGTACACCATCAATGGAGAATGTCGCATCTATCACTTCAAGATAAAAGAGCTTGCTCACATCTGGAAGGCCACTCCCCAACATCTTTTTTTCATGAAGTTCTGCGTTCTGGCGGAACCCGTGGACAATAAAAAATGCTGTTGACCCGATAACCGCCCCGAATGCGAGAAGAGGATTTCTCTCAAGTGATATCCATACAATGAGCGCCAGAAAAATAGAGACTATTGCATAGAACCAGACTCCTTTGGACTCAATAAACCGCTCTCCGCGCAACCCATAGTACTTCTCCTCCAAAAAAATCCAATGGAAGAAGAGAAATATCAAAAAAGTCCCTCCTCCCATAAGGAGAATAGGTGCCGATTGTTCAATCGCGTCGATCATCGCAGGATCGTTTGAGAATGTGGCAAAAAATGAACCCACAGGACCAAGCGAGGGTGTAGCTACCCATACAATAAGCCAGGGCAGAACCCCTCGGACCATAAAGACGGCAAGGAAGAGTCCCCAGAGTAAAAACCATCTCCTCGCCCGTTCTCCCATTGTTGAGAGCACTTCTGCGTTGATGATTGCGTTGTCGATGCTGCTGATCGTTTCAAAAAGACAGAGCCCGCCAATGACCAGAATTATTGATAGGATATCCATGAAGAGTGGAATTTATGTCGGTGTTGGAAATACTTAAAAGATGGGGATTGACCCGCAGGGATAATTGCGGGATAAATATCCCGATTAATTTTTCCCTGCAGAATTTTCGATGTAAAAAATTTTCTAGGTACTTCTATCGTGAAGTAATCCTTATGCCATGGCATCTCATATTCTCTTAAAGTATGAAAAAGCCAATCCTGCAGGTAGCCCTTGATCTCACGGAACTGAACCGGGCACTCCAGATTGCGCAGGAATCAGTGCGGGGCGGGGCTGACTGGATCGAGGCAGGAACACCATTGATTAAAAGCGAGGGAATGAATGCTGTACGGACATTAAAAAACCAATTCCCCGATTATACGATTGTTGCCGATATGAAGATTGCCGATACCGGGAGCCTTGAAGTTGAAATGGCAGCAAAGGCCGGCGCCGGAGTGGTCTGTATTCTAGCCGATGCAGATGATTCGGTGATTGCCGAAGCGGTACGGGCGGCACGTCTTTATGGTGTCAGGCTGATGGCAGACCTCATCAACTCGCATGATCCAGCGCAACGGGCTAGGCAGGTTGAGGCAATGGGCATTGATCTCGTCACGGTGCATGTTGGCATCGATCAACAGATGACAGGAAGGAGTTCCCTTGACCTGTTATCCGACATCACCGGCAAAGTCACGATCCCCGTTGCCGTGGCCGGGGGACTTGATTCAGTTACTGCAGCGCAGGCTGTACAAAACGGGGCATCGATCGTAATTGTAGGGAGTGCGATCTCACGGTCTGCGGATGTGACGGGATCCACTTTTTCGATCCGGGCTTCTATCGACAATCCATCTATCCAGAAAAGGGAAACGGGTTCCCTGGCGGAACGGATCCGGGAACTTTTCCAGAAAGTGTCCTCATCAAATATTAGCGATGCGATGCACCGCAAAGGTGCGATGGAGGGAATTATCTCCATCTGCGGCAATGTGAAGATAGCAGGTCAGGCAGTTACTGTCCAGACATTCTCCGGTGACTGGGCAAAACCTGTCGAAGCCATTGATGTCGCAGCACCGGGAAATATCATCGTAATAAACAACGACAGTGCAACCCACATTGCTCCATGGGGTGAACTGGCTACCCTGAGTTGTATCAAAAAAGGGATCGCAGGAGTTGTCATCGATGGTGCCGTGCGGGATGTGGACGATATCAGGAAAACAGGGTTCCCGGTTTTTGCAAAGGCAATCGTTCCCAATGCCGGTGAACCAAAAGGATTCGGCGAGATAAATGCCGAGATCCGGTGCGCTGGGCAATTCGTCAACCCCGGGGACTGGATTATCGGTGACGAGAGCGGGGTAGTCGTGGTGCCTCAGGAACGCGCTTTTGAAATTGCCCGGCGGGCGCTTGAGGTAAGGAAAAATGAAGAAAGGATAAGGGAGGAGATACAGCGCGGGAGTACGCTCTCGCAGGTTGCAGATTTAATAAAATGGGAAAAGAAATGAGCATATTTTTTTAGTGGAAGACCGAACTCTCGATCAGGGTTGCACCGGTTTTTGAAATCCTTTCAATTGCCTCTTCTACATGGTCTACCCGGAGGATCAGGACCGCGCCATCTTTCCCTGAATAGGCATATGAATATTCGATGTTGATCATTGCATCCCCGAGGATCTTAGCAATCTCGTAGAGCCCACCGGGTTTGTCCTTCATGTGAACGGCAATAACATCGGTGAATGCAACGTTGAACCCGAGCGATGAGAGTTTCTTATGCGCTTTTTCGGGATGGTCGACGAGCGCTCGGACAACCCCGAAACCGCTTGCTTCAGCGATGCTGAACGCAAGGATATTGATCTTCTCCTCCCCCAGTGCATGAGCGATGGCAGCAAGCCTGCCGGGCCGGTTTTCTGAAAACACGGAAATCTGTTTGACCACATATTTTTTTACATCCATTACAACGACCTCCTGTCAACCACTTTCTTTGATTTTCCCTCAAACCTTGGTAATGAACCCGGTTCAACGAGTTCCACGTTTGCATTCACGTTTAAGGCGTTGCGGAGTTTGTGTTCTACTTTTTCACTGATATGCATCAGGTCTGTAATTTTATCTGAGAATGATTCTTTGTTGAGTTCGACCCGCACGAGCATATCGTCGAGCGCTCCTTTGCGGTCGACCACGATCTGGAAGTGCTGCCCGACCTCAGGAATCCCCATGAGGGCATACTCGACCTGCGACGGGAACACATTGATGCCCCTGATGATCAGCATGTCGTCGACACGGCCCTGAATACGGTGGACCCGGGGGTGTGTTCTGCCACAGGGACAGAGATCTTCATCCATGACCGTGATGTCCCCTATCCTGTATCGGATCATGGGCAGCGCCTCTTTCTGCAGGATTGTAACAGTCAGTTCTCCCCGCTCGCCCTGTGGGACCGGTTCCCCGGTATTCGGGTCAACCACCTCGGTGTATGCAATGTCGCTCCAGATATGGAACCCGTTCTGCTCGGTACATTCCGTGAACATCGGGCCTGAAAGTTCACTCGTCCCGTAGATGTCGTAAGCCTTGATCCCAAGCCACTCCTCCATCCGTTCCCGCATCTTCTCAGTCCATGGTTCCGCCCCCAGAATTCCGGTCCGAAGTTTTGTATCCTTCTTGATCGACACCCCCATCTTTTCAGCAACTTCTCCCATGTGAAGGAGGTAGGAGGGAGTGCATGCGATCGCGGTCGAACCCAAGTCCTGCATCAGTTCGATCTGCCGCTCGGTATTGCCAACGCTTGTCGGAAGCACCGTTGCCCCAATCCGTTCAGCCCCGTAGTGAAGCCCGAGGCCACCGGTGAAGAGCCCATACCCGTAGCTGATCTGAATTACATCGCCACGGCCAAGACCCGCTGAAGTGAGTGCGCGGGCGAGCGAAGTCGTCCATGCGTTCAGGTCATTCTCTGTATAGCCTACGACGGTTGGCTTACCGGTTGTCCCTGATGAGACATGATACCTGACCAGTTCTTCCTGAGATGCGGTGAAGAACTTGTTCGGGTAATTGTCCCGCAGGTCTTTCTTGAACATGAATGGAAGCTTCTTTACATCAGACAGTTCTTTTATGTCGTCCGGGTGCACCTTGTGTGCTTTCATTCGTTCATGATAGAACGGGGAGAAGCTGTACAGCCGGTACACGAGCGTTTTTAACAAACGGTACTGCATCTTTTTCAGGTCTGCAACCGGCATCTCCTCAATCCGCGGATCCCAGCATCTCATATGATGTCACCTCGCCGATCAATCACTCGTTTGGCTTTCCCCTCAAAACGGGGAAGTGTCCCTGGTTCGACGATCCTTACAGTTGTCCTTAGCTCGAGTGCATCCCGCAGTTCTTTAACCACTTTCTTCTGTATTCGTGCAAGGTCAGTAAGTTCCCCGCTGAAATAGTCCCGATTGATCTCAACGTCCACGGTCATCTCATCCAAATGATTCACTTTGTCCACATAGACCATAAACTGATTGCCGACTTCAGGGATTTTTAATAATATATGTTCGATCTGGGATGGGAAGACATTGATTCCGCGGATGACCAGCATGTCATCACTCCGCCCGGTGATCCGTGAGATTTTTTGTCCTCGTGTGCAGATACAACCGTCTTCCATTTTCATGGTAACATCACCCGTGCGGTACCGCAGGAGCGGCATTGCCTCTTTCACTAATGGCGTGACAACAAGTTCCCCACGCTCCCCTTCTCCAAGCTGTTCACCGGTCTCCGGATCAATTATCTCGACAAGGTATGCATCGTGCCAAATGTGGAGCCCGTCGCGTTCAGGGCATTCAAACGCGACTCCGGGCCCGAATAGTTCGGAAAGCCCGTATGAGTCATATGCCGTGACCCCAAGGCGCTCTTCCAGAGAACTGCGCATGGTTTCTGACCATGGTTCGGCGCCAAAAATGCCGGTCTTTAAGCTATCAAGCGACTCATGCATCTCTTCGGCCACCTCTGAAAGGTGCATGGCGTAGCTGGGAGTGCAGTGGATCGTGGTGACCCCAAAGTCCCTGATCATCTCAATCTGGCGCCTTGTGTTTCCCGTTGCGCTGGGGATTACCGTCATCCCGATCTTTTCTGCGCCGTAATGGAACCCTAGACCCCCGGTGAACATACCGTAATTGACCATGTTCTGGAAGATGTCGTCTTTTGTAACACCGATCATGGTCATATTTCTGGCGATCAGGTCTGCCCACACTTCAAGGTCGTTGTGCGTATAACCGACAACCGTTGGTTTGCCCGTTGTGCCGGAGGTGGTGTGGATCCGGACAACTTTTTTGAGCGGCACAGCAAAGAACCCAAAAGGGTACCCGCTCCTCAGGTCCTGTTTCTTTGTGAACGGGATCTTTTCAATATCATCCAGCTTCCTGATGTCAGCCGGTCGGACGTGTGCATCATCAAGTCTTTTTTTGTAAAACTCCACTTTTTGTGAATCGCGGATGGTTTTTTTTAAGCGTTTAAACTGGAGAGCTTTGAGTCTCTCTCCTTTGAGAGTCTCGGTTGTTTTGTCCCAGAACATCTGTCACCTCTTGTGTCACGGTAATTCGTATACGGTAAAAAGGATATCATCCGCCCGTGATTCTGCCTGATCACAAGGATTATTTTTCATTATCCTCCAT
Above is a genomic segment from Methanoregula sp. containing:
- a CDS encoding GMP synthase subunit A, with translation MHPIYVINNFGQFNHLIHRSLKDLDISVSMVPNNTPPADIADGCRGIILGGGPAIERAGLCAQYLNLGLPVLGICLGLHIIASAFGGNVSQGSSGGYGPVDVEICEHNDILKGYPEKIRVWASHADEVTSCPADFSILARSSICRCEAIAFQEKHIYGLQWHPEVSHTTDGRRIFKNFDAITQENGV
- a CDS encoding TraB/GumN family protein, whose product is MAEIRIVGTAHVSQKSVEDVKAAIAEFRPDVVAVELDPARYQALKKSMVQPSVSEVIEAGNFNQLLVQWILSYLQRRIGMDVGVEPGAEMKAAINEAEQRQLKIGLIDRDIRITLMRFWRSMSLWEKLKMFYALSASVVGVQGEEIDIESLKQDDVITMALEEFRKFSPHGARALIDERDAYLAHQLLALDAHNGRVLAVIGAGHVKGVRNYLNEPSALPLLSELTADIKSPRWGLIFGVAVTVLFAVLLIAIAFSGVGLGVLVTALIYWVLIHGVLTAVFTLVAGGHPLSALTGFGVSWLTALHPLVAAGWFSAIVEAKIRKPAPGDFKKIFEAETFTDMWGIPLFRVVLVAALANLGSTLGTILYFIVIFPTLGIDPGILITQGFGNMLQWIAGGHLLNK
- a CDS encoding DUF3821 domain-containing protein produces the protein MAVPVTAVLNNIPAGGTVYIGEQGLDITAAVPPPNTQVGWWNPGASYLTQPPDYSINVTEPTNFYISPNEFGSRTGNWYAMPAKTLALTVKDPQIGIRIEDTTINGDITDNGWVYRGDEVRFRVDSNLADIAARTGAIEPTVTIKVQGPDGGTYSALVNKAGVLTPLDVRVTTTPFYTVTVWDTGSSSYAPGTYTIWAECNANRMKDNYNIAGKTVSSSRPLRVQEQNPLIGVKVTTTSPTTGPTTMITTKTTPKQTLVVTTKPTTMVPTTMTTPVDTFQSPVIPIPSPTRTKAAGLCDWCAVIAGIIGCALYGARRQ
- a CDS encoding nitroreductase family protein → MNVVTMVIKSRHSVREFKPDSVDQTIIRDAIECARQAPTAMNLQPWLFGVLQDKGMLRKIADLTDHGKFITKAAVCFAVFGEKNVKYYLEDCCAATENLIIALQAYGISSCWVAGDKKPYAEDVRKLLNVPDTYTLVSLVPAGLPAEISVAKKKDLKLVHFKESFKKDAS
- a CDS encoding LamG domain-containing protein; translation: MIILVVALGAIIFALVTGSLTPYLQKTSLVAASAGVAYVPIDTTTAMPVFDVLPRAGEQFYLSGQPNIPGGSPSVSFVIVGPDGTFAKTSGTDISGTGNLYGKSMYIYRDQRGGGYWVTDTMQTNQKIKYLLPLKGGAWTIRMVDDTANVILNEMTVSIAANGSVVANPLAPTTIWTNTTDLSLTNSSGYPIPFTNYGVTPFIGPNGLQMFNYNGTGAYILGADNPDLTFTGDMSISLWMKPTTGAVTTYATSIVGKGITGDANDNYDMFITNGKLYMEWSDKDTGQMYHIETQAPVSWGSPPSLNYVTFTVASGVPNIYFAGAQMPINYYLGDIPGAGLISGPPPPVNLKPDNNPITIGKQNYPGAEFYYAGDMSEVSFYNRALTQSEITANNSTYTT
- a CDS encoding DUF475 domain-containing protein, with amino-acid sequence MDILSIILVIGGLCLFETISSIDNAIINAEVLSTMGERARRWFLLWGLFLAVFMVRGVLPWLIVWVATPSLGPVGSFFATFSNDPAMIDAIEQSAPILLMGGGTFLIFLFFHWIFLEEKYYGLRGERFIESKGVWFYAIVSIFLALIVWISLERNPLLAFGAVIGSTAFFIVHGFRQNAELHEKKMLGSGLPDVSKLFYLEVIDATFSIDGVLGAFAFTLSVPLILIGNGLGAIVVRELTMKNIKTIKKYIFLKNGAMYSILFLGCIMVLDGFGFHIPPWFSPIVTFGVVGFFLLKSIWNLPVSETA
- a CDS encoding bifunctional hexulose-6-phosphate synthase/ribonuclease regulator, with product MKKPILQVALDLTELNRALQIAQESVRGGADWIEAGTPLIKSEGMNAVRTLKNQFPDYTIVADMKIADTGSLEVEMAAKAGAGVVCILADADDSVIAEAVRAARLYGVRLMADLINSHDPAQRARQVEAMGIDLVTVHVGIDQQMTGRSSLDLLSDITGKVTIPVAVAGGLDSVTAAQAVQNGASIVIVGSAISRSADVTGSTFSIRASIDNPSIQKRETGSLAERIRELFQKVSSSNISDAMHRKGAMEGIISICGNVKIAGQAVTVQTFSGDWAKPVEAIDVAAPGNIIVINNDSATHIAPWGELATLSCIKKGIAGVVIDGAVRDVDDIRKTGFPVFAKAIVPNAGEPKGFGEINAEIRCAGQFVNPGDWIIGDESGVVVVPQERAFEIARRALEVRKNEERIREEIQRGSTLSQVADLIKWEKK
- a CDS encoding ACT domain-containing protein, whose translation is MDVKKYVVKQISVFSENRPGRLAAIAHALGEEKINILAFSIAEASGFGVVRALVDHPEKAHKKLSSLGFNVAFTDVIAVHMKDKPGGLYEIAKILGDAMINIEYSYAYSGKDGAVLILRVDHVEEAIERISKTGATLIESSVFH
- a CDS encoding phenylacetate--CoA ligase, which gives rise to MRCWDPRIEEMPVADLKKMQYRLLKTLVYRLYSFSPFYHERMKAHKVHPDDIKELSDVKKLPFMFKKDLRDNYPNKFFTASQEELVRYHVSSGTTGKPTVVGYTENDLNAWTTSLARALTSAGLGRGDVIQISYGYGLFTGGLGLHYGAERIGATVLPTSVGNTERQIELMQDLGSTAIACTPSYLLHMGEVAEKMGVSIKKDTKLRTGILGAEPWTEKMRERMEEWLGIKAYDIYGTSELSGPMFTECTEQNGFHIWSDIAYTEVVDPNTGEPVPQGERGELTVTILQKEALPMIRYRIGDITVMDEDLCPCGRTHPRVHRIQGRVDDMLIIRGINVFPSQVEYALMGIPEVGQHFQIVVDRKGALDDMLVRVELNKESFSDKITDLMHISEKVEHKLRNALNVNANVELVEPGSLPRFEGKSKKVVDRRSL
- a CDS encoding phenylacetate--CoA ligase codes for the protein MFWDKTTETLKGERLKALQFKRLKKTIRDSQKVEFYKKRLDDAHVRPADIRKLDDIEKIPFTKKQDLRSGYPFGFFAVPLKKVVRIHTTSGTTGKPTVVGYTHNDLEVWADLIARNMTMIGVTKDDIFQNMVNYGMFTGGLGFHYGAEKIGMTVIPSATGNTRRQIEMIRDFGVTTIHCTPSYAMHLSEVAEEMHESLDSLKTGIFGAEPWSETMRSSLEERLGVTAYDSYGLSELFGPGVAFECPERDGLHIWHDAYLVEIIDPETGEQLGEGERGELVVTPLVKEAMPLLRYRTGDVTMKMEDGCICTRGQKISRITGRSDDMLVIRGINVFPSQIEHILLKIPEVGNQFMVYVDKVNHLDEMTVDVEINRDYFSGELTDLARIQKKVVKELRDALELRTTVRIVEPGTLPRFEGKAKRVIDRRGDII